A portion of the Paenibacillus sp. PvR098 genome contains these proteins:
- a CDS encoding sulfite exporter TauE/SafE family protein, producing MRKLIIFSIIGFFAQLVDGSLGMGFGATSASLLLFFGVAPAIASASIHMAEIGTTAASGASHLYFKNVDRSILLKLVVPGSISAFVGAAFLSSIPGDTVKPFIAVMLTLLGVYILFRFLGNIQTSENAAMPKYAKKFLIPLGLVGGFFDAVGGGGWGPITTPALLAKKGASPRKVVGTVATSEFAIAVSATLGFLLFLGWEQFNLIWVAAFVIGGVVAAPIAAYLVKVIPSYMLGVLVGGLIILTNLRTLIQSTGLQLNTALVYGVFLLLWVVAITYQILVNKSPKSVEQNVETELG from the coding sequence ATGAGAAAACTTATTATCTTCTCAATTATTGGTTTTTTTGCACAGTTGGTCGATGGGTCATTAGGCATGGGATTTGGAGCTACTTCCGCTTCCTTGCTTCTCTTCTTTGGTGTCGCGCCTGCTATTGCTTCTGCATCCATCCACATGGCGGAAATCGGTACCACGGCTGCCTCCGGAGCCTCGCATTTGTATTTCAAAAATGTTGACCGCTCGATTCTATTGAAACTTGTCGTGCCGGGTTCCATTAGCGCATTTGTCGGAGCAGCGTTTTTGAGCAGCATTCCTGGCGATACCGTTAAACCGTTTATCGCCGTCATGTTAACGCTTCTGGGTGTGTACATTCTTTTCCGTTTTCTTGGGAATATACAAACCTCCGAAAATGCCGCTATGCCGAAATATGCCAAAAAGTTTCTAATACCTCTAGGTCTGGTTGGAGGCTTTTTCGATGCAGTAGGCGGCGGAGGCTGGGGGCCGATTACAACACCTGCCCTTTTGGCCAAAAAAGGAGCATCTCCAAGAAAAGTCGTCGGAACGGTGGCAACAAGCGAGTTTGCAATCGCAGTATCCGCTACGCTTGGATTCTTATTATTTTTGGGCTGGGAGCAGTTCAATTTGATTTGGGTAGCAGCTTTTGTAATCGGCGGTGTAGTGGCTGCACCAATCGCAGCTTATCTAGTAAAAGTGATTCCGTCCTATATGCTTGGTGTGTTAGTCGGCGGGTTAATCATCCTTACGAACTTAAGAACGTTGATCCAATCCACCGGACTTCAATTAAATACCGCCCTTGTATACGGAGTTTTTCTATTGTTATGGGTAGTCGCAATTACCTATCAAATCCTTGTCAATAAATCACCAAAATCAGTGGAACAGAATGTGGAAACGGAGCTCGGATAA
- a CDS encoding diguanylate cyclase, whose translation MTFQCVSNWEVVWHAYFSLRKLIQNVKFEHHGNPIPITISIGITEYTEESLEHLIEKADQALYQAKANGRNHVVTF comes from the coding sequence ATAACCTTCCAATGCGTTTCAAATTGGGAGGTTGTTTGGCATGCTTATTTTTCACTTAGAAAATTAATCCAAAATGTTAAATTTGAACATCATGGTAACCCTATTCCAATAACGATTAGTATAGGGATAACAGAGTACACTGAAGAATCATTAGAACATTTAATTGAAAAGGCTGACCAGGCACTATATCAAGCCAAAGCGAATGGTCGAAATCATGTTGTTACATTTTAG
- a CDS encoding SRPBCC domain-containing protein, with product MTTNKMISKVEDNVLVLERVFDAPRELVFKAFSEVEHLKRWFGPKGWSLSVSKFEFLEGMPETLITLTFVQHEGKTKLINHAEYASADALKTVMDMGMLEGITATWDSLEEFLEEMK from the coding sequence TTGACGACAAACAAAATGATATCGAAAGTAGAAGATAATGTTCTGGTACTGGAGCGCGTTTTCGATGCACCTCGTGAGCTCGTTTTTAAAGCTTTTTCGGAAGTTGAACACTTAAAGCGCTGGTTTGGGCCGAAAGGTTGGTCACTATCGGTTAGCAAGTTTGAGTTCCTTGAGGGAATGCCGGAGACGTTGATCACGCTGACCTTCGTCCAACATGAGGGCAAGACGAAACTGATCAACCACGCTGAGTACGCATCGGCCGATGCACTCAAGACCGTAATGGATATGGGAATGCTCGAAGGTATAACCGCGACTTGGGACAGTCTGGAGGAATTTCTGGAAGAAATGAAGTAA
- a CDS encoding metalloregulator ArsR/SmtB family transcription factor, with protein MGVNMTTLSALAEPNRFHIVELLRDGPLTVGEIAERLGLRQPQVSKHLRVLSDSGLVEVHPSANRRIYKLRPQPFLELDEWIDSFRTIWEDRFDRLDDFLRELQGK; from the coding sequence ATGGGCGTGAACATGACAACTTTGAGTGCGCTTGCCGAGCCCAACCGATTCCACATTGTCGAGCTTTTGCGTGACGGTCCCCTCACTGTAGGAGAAATAGCCGAACGACTTGGGCTCCGTCAGCCGCAGGTATCTAAACATCTACGTGTACTTAGTGATTCCGGGCTCGTTGAGGTGCATCCAAGCGCGAATCGCCGCATCTATAAATTGCGGCCACAGCCCTTCTTAGAACTGGACGAGTGGATTGATTCCTTTCGAACCATTTGGGAGGATAGATTCGACCGCTTGGACGATTTTTTACGTGAGTTGCAAGGAAAGTAA
- a CDS encoding methyl-accepting chemotaxis protein — MNKIRGKILLGFAIVLAVFIGMSAVTLSNVGNMNQLTNQLTSVDSVQLEHMQTMRFNMAERLAVTRGYLLYGDATLKDKFYDYTKQSQDLEGKILALMAGNDKEHIVKEVVDKSIAWGNAVDRDVIQVYEKGDREKALEAMAQNRKTAEDIMGTLQELVMSIQEIATESGQQAVKKGESLNVIVLISSGAVIIIGILIALFLSKMIVRPILIVTEKLNEFASNGGDLTNRIHVASKDEIGDLAQSFNALIESFRQMIENISDNASQVAAASQQISASSEEIASGTTSQANDVQTMSELFKELSAAINLVAISAEQAAELSSNTLAIANDGGTVIRSSIDGMNQVNQQMSKLEEDSNKIGEIIEVIDDISEQTNLLALNAAIEAARAGEQGRGFAVVADEVRKLAERSGEATKQITGIIKGMQENTKQSVIAVGEGVFTSQQTGTAFEKIIAVVNDSAQKVTEIAAASEQQAAQSSEVLVSIENISAATEEAAASSQETAATAQSLAKLAEDLNHMVSNFKVK; from the coding sequence ATGAATAAGATCAGAGGGAAAATTTTGCTCGGCTTCGCGATCGTGTTGGCCGTTTTTATTGGCATGTCAGCAGTTACGCTTTCAAACGTAGGGAATATGAATCAACTCACGAACCAATTGACATCAGTAGATTCTGTGCAATTGGAACATATGCAAACGATGCGTTTCAACATGGCGGAGCGCTTGGCCGTTACGCGTGGTTATTTGCTGTACGGCGATGCAACGCTGAAAGACAAATTTTATGACTACACAAAGCAGAGCCAGGACTTAGAAGGTAAAATATTAGCTCTTATGGCCGGAAATGATAAAGAACACATTGTAAAAGAAGTGGTGGACAAAAGCATAGCATGGGGAAATGCCGTTGACCGGGATGTTATCCAAGTGTATGAAAAGGGCGACAGGGAAAAAGCCCTTGAAGCAATGGCTCAAAACCGAAAAACGGCTGAGGATATTATGGGAACTTTGCAAGAACTGGTTATGTCCATTCAAGAAATTGCCACAGAATCGGGACAACAAGCTGTAAAAAAAGGCGAATCGCTAAATGTGATTGTCCTGATTAGCAGTGGTGCCGTCATTATAATCGGTATTCTGATTGCGCTGTTTTTGTCCAAGATGATCGTAAGGCCTATCCTAATTGTAACCGAAAAATTAAATGAATTCGCCAGCAACGGTGGGGATCTTACCAATCGAATCCATGTTGCGAGTAAAGACGAGATTGGAGACCTGGCTCAATCGTTCAATGCATTAATAGAAAGCTTTAGGCAAATGATTGAAAACATTAGCGACAATGCAAGCCAAGTCGCCGCAGCTTCTCAGCAAATTTCGGCTAGCAGCGAAGAGATAGCTAGCGGCACTACAAGTCAGGCCAATGACGTTCAAACCATGAGTGAACTTTTCAAGGAATTATCTGCAGCCATCAATTTGGTAGCCATCAGTGCTGAGCAGGCAGCAGAACTTTCTAGTAATACGTTAGCTATTGCAAACGACGGGGGTACAGTGATTCGTTCGTCTATTGACGGTATGAACCAGGTCAACCAACAAATGTCCAAGCTCGAAGAAGACTCGAACAAAATTGGTGAAATTATCGAAGTGATTGACGATATCTCTGAACAGACCAACCTTCTGGCATTGAACGCTGCTATCGAAGCCGCACGTGCCGGAGAGCAGGGAAGGGGCTTTGCGGTGGTCGCGGATGAAGTTAGAAAGCTTGCCGAGCGCAGCGGTGAAGCTACCAAGCAGATAACTGGAATTATTAAAGGCATGCAGGAAAATACAAAGCAGAGCGTAATAGCTGTCGGGGAAGGTGTTTTCACCTCGCAACAAACCGGTACGGCTTTTGAGAAAATCATTGCCGTGGTAAATGACTCTGCACAAAAGGTAACGGAAATCGCCGCCGCAAGTGAACAGCAGGCAGCGCAATCCTCGGAAGTACTTGTTTCAATCGAAAATATTTCCGCAGCTACAGAAGAAGCGGCGGCTAGTAGCCAGGAAACAGCGGCTACAGCTCAGTCCCTCGCCAAACTTGCAGAAGATTTGAATCATATGGTATCCAATTTTAAAGTTAAGTGA
- a CDS encoding SRPBCC family protein, protein MATLNHIPVVKAEMLIHRSVEEVFEAFIDPAITTKFWFTKSSGRLEAGRHVRWDWEMYGVSDDVHVKEIEQNKRIQIESSDSTRVEWIFTPRTDNETFVTITNSGFTGNGDDIVNQAIDAMGGYTMVLCGLKALLEHNIVLNLVADKAPDAHV, encoded by the coding sequence ATGGCAACCCTTAATCATATACCAGTTGTAAAAGCAGAAATGCTTATTCACAGATCAGTTGAAGAAGTGTTTGAAGCTTTTATCGACCCGGCAATTACTACAAAATTCTGGTTCACCAAAAGCAGCGGAAGATTAGAAGCGGGAAGGCATGTCCGGTGGGATTGGGAGATGTACGGCGTTTCTGATGACGTTCATGTAAAAGAAATCGAGCAAAACAAGCGAATTCAGATCGAATCGTCGGACAGTACCAGGGTCGAGTGGATATTTACTCCTCGAACAGATAACGAGACCTTTGTCACGATTACAAACTCAGGGTTTACAGGAAATGGAGATGATATCGTAAATCAAGCCATTGACGCAATGGGAGGATACACGATGGTACTCTGCGGGCTAAAGGCGCTTCTTGAGCATAACATCGTCTTGAATCTTGTAGCGGACAAGGCTCCTGACGCCCACGTTTAA
- a CDS encoding DEAD/DEAH box helicase: MSFQLNDQVIRLLCGRFSYEDGEAIYQAGKVTFTREDPETSIYEATIEGEKAIIQVSVDYSREELDAICSCPVFHPDDQYCKHIAAVLLNMNDFGIVNGSPTGSHSRPSKFSEDMELTSRMLELFDHKPLRPTSARPFFDSREILDVEFICKPVPYNDKKYLFGIEIKVGAKRLYIVQNVRQFLNQIDKRESCVISKQFTYDPKLHSFQKENDAIIQLLIQIVDNEPLYNEVERHDSDRLLMIHPASWEDLLSLLTNAPSVKLVHSDSTFHGICISDEPIPLVFAFDQSMRQAEGYQLDVQGLDRITVMEPYGVVITEGKLLKPTTDQYKRLLELKQIFDGSRKHQVYIMPEQVEPFMEKVIPGLMKLGRVSIAQAVSDRMVQTPLKANLFLDRVKDRLLAGLEFQYGDIVINPLEASGQKGVEGRLLLRDRDQERQILELIEQNPFIKTDGGYFLSDEDEEYHFLYHVVPQLEKLVQVFATSAVKSKLHIGHVHPKVRVDVDERTDWLELQFEIEGIPELEIRNLITSLEERRRYHRLPSGALLPLESSEFQEMIHFLDDIGIHKSDVKGTKFRLPVVHGLHLIDTLQMGNTVSLGKSFRRLLENMRNPDHLEFPIPDDLARTLRDYQKYGFQWLKTLAHYRFGGILADEMGLGKTIQSIAFLVSVLPEIRGVGVPAMIVSPSSLMYNWNNELKKFAPEIRVVIADGSREERGGALHDVSQVDVIITSYPLLRRDFAHYAALSFHTLILDEAQAFKNHNTQTAQAVKALRARHRFALTGTPVENSLEELRSIFDVVLPGLFPGRRAFGELTREAVAKRIRPFLLRRLKTDVLKELPEKIESLQASRLLPDQKKLYVAYLAKLQQETLKHLNTDGFNKNRIKILAGLTRLRQLCCHPALFVEGYAGSSAKFDQLMEMVEECRSTGKRILVFSQFTEMLGIIGRELGYQGVPYFYLDGQTPAPERVELCNRFNEGERDVFLLSLKAGGTGLNLTGADTVILYDLWWNPAVEQQAADRAHRIGQKNVVQVIRLVTQGTVEDKMYELQQKKKNLIDEVIEPGQDGLSTLSEDEIRELLMI; encoded by the coding sequence ATGAGCTTTCAATTGAATGATCAGGTCATTAGATTGTTGTGCGGCCGATTCTCTTATGAAGATGGCGAAGCCATCTACCAAGCTGGCAAAGTAACCTTTACTAGGGAAGATCCCGAAACATCAATCTACGAGGCGACGATCGAAGGAGAAAAGGCAATCATTCAAGTTTCCGTGGATTACTCGCGGGAGGAGCTCGATGCCATATGTTCCTGTCCCGTGTTTCATCCTGACGACCAATACTGTAAACATATCGCCGCCGTCCTCTTGAATATGAATGATTTTGGGATTGTTAATGGATCACCGACAGGTTCCCATTCCAGACCTTCTAAGTTTTCGGAAGATATGGAACTGACGAGCAGAATGCTGGAGCTATTTGACCACAAACCGCTGCGTCCAACCAGTGCCCGGCCTTTCTTCGACTCAAGGGAGATTCTGGATGTGGAATTCATCTGCAAGCCGGTTCCTTACAATGATAAGAAGTACCTGTTCGGTATTGAAATAAAGGTTGGAGCTAAACGATTGTATATCGTACAGAATGTAAGGCAATTTCTCAACCAAATAGATAAGAGAGAATCCTGTGTGATCTCCAAGCAATTCACTTACGATCCAAAGCTCCACAGCTTTCAAAAAGAAAATGATGCGATCATTCAATTGTTAATCCAAATCGTTGACAATGAACCCTTATATAATGAAGTAGAAAGACATGATTCCGATCGGTTGCTTATGATTCACCCTGCCTCATGGGAAGACCTTCTTTCATTGCTTACTAACGCTCCATCGGTAAAACTTGTGCACAGTGATAGCACATTTCATGGGATCTGTATATCGGACGAACCAATCCCGCTCGTCTTTGCGTTCGACCAATCAATGAGACAGGCAGAAGGCTATCAATTGGACGTACAAGGTCTAGATAGAATCACAGTTATGGAGCCCTACGGAGTTGTCATTACTGAAGGGAAGCTGCTGAAACCAACAACGGATCAGTACAAGCGTCTTTTGGAATTAAAGCAAATATTCGATGGGTCTCGTAAACACCAAGTATACATCATGCCGGAGCAAGTAGAACCTTTTATGGAAAAGGTAATCCCTGGTCTGATGAAGCTGGGCAGAGTCAGCATCGCCCAAGCTGTTTCAGATCGAATGGTGCAAACACCGCTAAAAGCCAACCTATTCTTGGATCGGGTGAAAGATCGGCTGCTTGCCGGATTGGAGTTTCAATATGGCGATATAGTCATCAATCCATTAGAAGCAAGTGGGCAAAAAGGCGTCGAGGGCCGACTACTCTTGCGGGACAGGGATCAGGAGCGACAAATTCTGGAACTTATAGAACAAAATCCCTTCATTAAGACGGATGGTGGATATTTTTTGTCTGACGAAGATGAGGAATACCATTTTCTGTACCATGTGGTTCCACAGCTGGAGAAGCTAGTACAGGTATTTGCAACATCAGCGGTAAAATCCAAACTGCACATTGGACATGTCCACCCGAAGGTAAGGGTCGATGTAGATGAACGAACCGATTGGTTGGAACTCCAGTTTGAGATTGAAGGAATTCCCGAATTAGAGATACGTAATCTCATTACATCACTCGAAGAGAGACGTAGATACCATCGGCTGCCAAGCGGAGCATTATTACCACTGGAAAGTTCCGAGTTTCAGGAAATGATCCATTTTCTAGATGATATAGGTATTCACAAGAGTGATGTAAAGGGGACAAAATTTCGTCTTCCGGTGGTTCACGGACTCCATTTGATAGATACCCTTCAAATGGGGAACACCGTCAGTTTAGGTAAATCGTTTCGCCGACTCTTGGAAAACATGCGCAATCCGGACCATCTGGAATTCCCGATTCCTGATGATCTCGCCCGTACACTCCGGGATTACCAGAAGTACGGTTTCCAGTGGCTGAAGACACTTGCCCACTACCGTTTCGGCGGCATCTTGGCAGATGAGATGGGTCTAGGCAAGACGATCCAAAGTATCGCTTTTCTGGTTTCTGTGCTGCCTGAAATTCGAGGTGTGGGAGTGCCGGCCATGATCGTATCGCCTTCCTCTCTCATGTATAACTGGAACAATGAGCTTAAGAAATTCGCACCGGAAATTCGAGTAGTGATTGCCGATGGCAGTAGAGAGGAGCGGGGCGGTGCTCTGCATGATGTATCCCAGGTAGACGTGATCATCACCTCTTACCCGCTTTTGCGCAGAGATTTTGCACATTATGCCGCTTTATCATTCCATACACTCATCTTGGATGAGGCTCAGGCATTCAAGAACCATAACACGCAAACGGCACAAGCGGTAAAGGCATTGAGGGCCCGGCACCGCTTCGCCCTCACAGGAACTCCTGTGGAAAACTCACTTGAGGAACTCAGGTCTATTTTCGATGTTGTGTTGCCCGGACTCTTTCCGGGCAGAAGGGCTTTTGGTGAATTAACCAGGGAAGCTGTGGCCAAACGGATCCGTCCATTTCTGCTTCGCCGACTCAAAACTGATGTATTGAAGGAGTTGCCGGAGAAGATCGAGTCTTTGCAAGCTTCCCGGCTTTTACCGGACCAGAAGAAGCTGTATGTGGCCTATTTGGCTAAACTGCAGCAGGAAACATTGAAACATTTGAATACGGACGGCTTTAACAAAAACCGAATCAAAATATTGGCCGGTTTAACCCGACTGCGCCAGCTGTGCTGCCACCCGGCCTTGTTCGTGGAGGGCTATGCAGGAAGCTCGGCCAAATTCGATCAGCTGATGGAGATGGTTGAGGAGTGCCGAAGCACGGGGAAGCGGATACTCGTTTTCTCGCAATTCACTGAAATGCTCGGCATTATCGGACGCGAACTTGGTTATCAGGGTGTGCCGTATTTCTACTTGGACGGGCAAACCCCTGCTCCCGAACGTGTTGAATTGTGTAATAGATTTAACGAAGGTGAGCGAGATGTATTTCTTCTATCATTAAAGGCCGGGGGCACCGGACTGAACCTGACCGGAGCGGACACCGTGATCTTGTATGATCTTTGGTGGAATCCTGCAGTGGAACAACAGGCGGCGGACCGAGCACATCGGATTGGGCAGAAGAACGTAGTCCAAGTGATCCGTCTGGTCACCCAAGGGACTGTGGAAGACAAGATGTATGAGCTCCAGCAGAAAAAAAAGAACTTGATTGATGAAGTGATAGAGCCGGGCCAAGACGGTTTATCTACCTTGTCTGAGGATGAAATTCGCGAGCTTCTGATGATTTAA